One Leuconostoc mesenteroides subsp. mesenteroides ATCC 8293 genomic window, TGTTAAGATTGGTATTAACGGATTTGGACGTATTGGTCGTTTGGCCTTCCGTCGTATTCTTGAGTTGTCAGACAAGGCTTCAGATATTGAAGTTGTTGCCATCAACGATTTGACAAGCCCAGATATGTTGGCATACTTGCTCAAGTATGACTCAATTCACGGTACTTTGAACGCTGAAGTTTCATCTGACGACACAGGTATTGTTGTTAACGGTAAGCACTATGCTGTTTACTCAGAACGTAACGCTGCTGACTTGAAGTGGGTTGCTAACGATGGTGTTGATTACGTATTGGAAGCTACTGGTTTCTATACATCAGCAGAAAAGTCACAAGCTCACTTGGATGCAGGTGCTAAGAAGGTATTGGTTTCAGCTCCAGCCGGTGCAGTTCCTACAGTTGTCTACGGTGTTAACCAAGACATCTTGACTGCAGATGACAAGATTGTTTCTGCTGGTTCATGCACAACGCAATCATTGGCTCCAATCGCTAACGTATTGGAACAAGAATTCGGTGTTAAGACTGGCTTGATGTTGACAGT contains:
- the gap gene encoding type I glyceraldehyde-3-phosphate dehydrogenase; the protein is MTVKIGINGFGRIGRLAFRRILELSDKASDIEVVAINDLTSPDMLAYLLKYDSIHGTLNAEVSSDDTGIVVNGKHYAVYSERNAADLKWVANDGVDYVLEATGFYTSAEKSQAHLDAGAKKVLVSAPAGAVPTVVYGVNQDILTADDKIVSAGSCTTQSLAPIANVLEQEFGVKTGLMLTVHAYTASQSLQDGPKSAKFAKRQANRDAASNSLPHSSGAAKAIGMVVPSLDGKLTGSAIRVPVPDGSITELTAVLKKDVTVEEVNAAMKKYESDSFGYNGDGLVSTDIINDTHGTVFDPTQTEVVAGEGQQLVKVAAWYDNEYGFTSNMIRTLLHFATL